In Microcoleus sp. FACHB-831, the following proteins share a genomic window:
- a CDS encoding glutathione S-transferase family protein: protein MANLTVYGTPVSTYVRTVRLLLEESSADYALKEIGIFNGENQSAEYLAKNPFGKVPTLEIDGEVIYETSAITDYLDTVVAHNKFSPANPLERARMRQIIAIIDSYLYPNAILTIVIQRVIVPTQGGKTDENKVKNAVAPAKTAAEAIESLTVGSPYLLGSELSIPDFYLIPIFIYLSQTPEFDVITTQTPKLRTWWDEVSKLPSVKKVCG from the coding sequence ATGGCGAACCTTACTGTTTACGGAACTCCTGTAAGTACTTATGTCCGTACCGTCCGGCTGCTGCTTGAAGAATCAAGCGCAGACTACGCTCTCAAAGAAATCGGTATTTTCAACGGTGAAAATCAGTCAGCAGAATACCTGGCTAAGAATCCATTTGGTAAGGTTCCGACCCTCGAAATTGATGGCGAAGTGATTTATGAAACGAGTGCCATTACCGACTATCTCGATACTGTCGTAGCACATAACAAGTTTAGCCCGGCCAATCCCCTAGAGCGGGCACGGATGCGCCAGATTATAGCAATTATTGATAGCTACCTCTATCCAAATGCAATTTTGACAATTGTAATACAGCGCGTGATTGTGCCGACTCAGGGTGGCAAAACTGATGAGAATAAGGTGAAAAATGCTGTCGCACCTGCAAAAACAGCAGCAGAGGCGATTGAGTCGCTAACTGTTGGTAGCCCTTATCTGCTAGGTAGCGAACTGAGTATTCCTGATTTCTACCTCATACCAATTTTTATTTACCTTTCCCAGACTCCAGAGTTCGATGTAATTACTACTCAAACTCCTAAACTGCGGACTTGGTGGGATGAGGTTAGCAAGCTTCCCAGCGTCAAAAAAGTGTGCGGGTAA
- a CDS encoding FAD-dependent oxidoreductase gives MQLEKGIYEVAIVGGGISGTALLYSLSNYTNIKRIALIEKHPEVALGNSHKTSNSQTLHFGDIETNYTLEKARQVNKAASLVKNYILRNDPHQEIYSKYHKMVLGIGEEQNEELRQRYKEFKALFPKLKLINKEEIEAVEPNLVKDRSPQEEISGLFTEEGYTIDFQKLAQSFLKNSMASAQERIDLRMSTKVKSIQKEGELYKIQTDKEVVVAKVVVFTAAAYSLLFAKSLGYGKDLALLDVAGNFYLAPGVLNGKVYTVQLKKIPFAAIHGDSEVHDQSKTRFGPTAKVSLLLEARNYATIFDYFRTAGLSVNAFLSFFNILSDKVIFRYILKNYIYDIPIIGKRLFLKEVQKIVPSIKLSDLQLAKGYGGIRPQIVNLKNKRLEMGEAKIVGENILFNITPSPGASTCLQNAEYDTEKILDFLGQEYTFDKNRFLQDLGDEQALAQIK, from the coding sequence ATGCAACTCGAAAAGGGCATTTATGAAGTAGCAATCGTTGGAGGCGGAATCTCCGGAACCGCTTTACTATATAGTTTGAGCAATTATACTAACATAAAACGCATTGCTTTGATAGAGAAACATCCAGAAGTAGCTCTAGGTAATTCTCATAAAACTAGCAACAGCCAAACGCTTCATTTTGGGGATATAGAAACTAACTACACTTTGGAAAAAGCACGGCAAGTAAACAAAGCTGCCAGCTTAGTTAAAAACTATATTTTGAGGAATGACCCGCATCAAGAAATTTATAGCAAATATCACAAAATGGTTTTGGGTATAGGAGAAGAACAAAATGAAGAACTTAGACAAAGATACAAAGAATTTAAAGCGTTATTTCCAAAACTGAAATTAATTAATAAAGAGGAGATAGAAGCAGTTGAACCTAATTTAGTCAAAGATAGATCGCCTCAAGAAGAAATTAGTGGTTTATTTACTGAAGAGGGGTACACAATAGACTTTCAGAAATTAGCTCAATCCTTTCTAAAGAATTCAATGGCTAGCGCTCAAGAAAGAATTGATTTAAGGATGAGTACAAAGGTTAAGAGTATCCAGAAAGAAGGAGAGTTATACAAGATTCAGACCGATAAAGAAGTTGTGGTTGCTAAGGTTGTTGTTTTTACAGCGGCAGCTTATAGTTTACTATTTGCCAAATCTCTAGGGTATGGAAAAGATTTAGCGCTGTTGGATGTGGCTGGAAATTTTTACCTGGCACCAGGAGTTTTAAACGGTAAAGTCTATACCGTACAACTCAAAAAAATACCTTTTGCAGCTATTCATGGAGATTCAGAGGTTCACGATCAAAGTAAGACTAGATTTGGCCCTACTGCGAAGGTTAGTCTTTTGTTGGAAGCGCGTAACTATGCTACTATCTTTGATTATTTCCGAACGGCTGGACTTAGCGTTAATGCTTTCTTGAGCTTCTTTAATATCCTTTCCGACAAAGTGATATTCAGATATATTCTGAAGAACTATATTTACGATATACCTATAATAGGCAAGAGGTTATTTTTAAAAGAAGTTCAAAAAATTGTTCCTTCAATAAAATTAAGCGATCTACAGCTTGCAAAAGGGTATGGAGGGATCAGACCTCAAATTGTTAACCTCAAGAATAAGCGCCTAGAAATGGGAGAAGCTAAAATTGTAGGGGAGAATATTTTGTTTAACATAACGCCTTCTCCTGGGGCTTCAACTTGTTTGCAAAATGCCGAATATGATACAGAAAAAATCCTAGATTTTCTGGGTCAAGAATATACATTCGACAAAAACAGATTCTTGCAAGATTTAGGCGATGAGCAAGCTTTGGCTCAAATTAAGTAA